Proteins encoded in a region of the Syngnathus typhle isolate RoL2023-S1 ecotype Sweden linkage group LG20, RoL_Styp_1.0, whole genome shotgun sequence genome:
- the LOC133144976 gene encoding LOW QUALITY PROTEIN: lamin-A-like (The sequence of the model RefSeq protein was modified relative to this genomic sequence to represent the inferred CDS: substituted 2 bases at 2 genomic stop codons), translating to LRKLNDLLGIYVDNARSREVGNAGLLLRITESETEVSQQLTGLKAVFETELADARATLDSEAKERARLELEVSKLREEIKELKVKRRHEFRMVDFENAPQEDYESKLPEALMKMQSQHELQIKLYLQKEVTIYHLDLRICLSCKSLKSLCXHXLAARDAKVKDLEEALSPKRDLLREKDREMVDMRERLEQKLDKYQELMDFKLALDLEISAYRKVLDSEEERLRSTTSASGKRKRPNDTDSEASSFAGSAVTRTPITQQASASGQVTVDEVEQDGKYVRLSNKG from the exons ctccgcaagctcaacgaccttctgggcatttacgtcgacaacgcccgttcccgggaagtggggaacgccggcttgcttttgcgcatcactgaatccgaaacagaggtgtcccagcagctgacgggcctgaaggccgttttcgagacggagctggcggatgcccgtgcgactctggactctgaggccaaagagcgtgcacgtctggagctggaggtgagcaagctgagggaggaaatcaaggagctg aaggtcaaacgccggcacgagtttcgcatggtggattttgaaaacgccccccaggaagattatgaaagtaaactgcccgaagccttgatgaagatgcaaagccagcatgaacttcaaattaaactctaccttcaaaaagaggtaaccatttatcatttggaccttagaatctgtctcagctgcaaaagtttaaaaagtctgtgttgacactagcttgcagcccgtgatgcaaaagtgaaagatctggaggaggctctgtctccaaagagagacctcctcagggagaaagaccgagaaatggtcgacatgagggagcggttggagcagaagctggataagtatcaggagctaatggatttcaagctagcgttggatctggagataagtgcctacagga aggtgcttgacagcgaggaggagaggt tacgctcgaccacgtcggccagcgggaagaggaagcgtcccaacgacacggacagcgaggcttcgagcttcgccggaagcgctgtgactcgtactcccatcacccagcaggcctctgctagcgggcaggtcaccgtggatgaggtggagcaggacggcaaatatgtccgactcagcaataaagga